CGGACCCGAGGGGGCAGGCTAAAGTTCCACGCTTAACGCTCTTTCGGAGATTCGCGTGTTTTCCATTATCCAGGCCGCTGGCTGGCCCATCTGGCCCCTGTTGTTGGCATCTATCATCGCTGTAGCCCTGATTATTGAACGCCTGGTGGCCCTGCGCCGTACCCGGGTGGTGCCCGATGGCCTCCTGGCCCGGGTGGTGGGGGAACTCCGTCAAGGCACCCTGACCGACCAGAGCATTGCCGCCCTGGAACAGAATTCTCCCCTGGGCCGGGTGTTTGCCGCCGGTCTGCGCAACGCCCGCTCCAGCCGGGAAGTGATGAAGGAAGCCATTGAGGAATCCGGCCGGGGCGTTACCCACGACCTGGAACGCTACCTCACTACCCTGGGCACCATCGCCTCCATCAGCCCCCTGATGGGTCTGTTCGGCACGGTGGTGGGCATGATCGAACTGTTCGGCGCCCAGTCCCCCAGCGGTGCCAACCCCATGCAGTTGGCCCACGGGATTTCCATCGCCCTCTACAACACGGGCTTCGGCCTGGTGGTGGCCATTCCCTCCATGATTTTCTGGCGCCATTTCCGCGCCCTGGTGGATGGCTTCGTCATCGACATGGAGCAGCAGGCGGTGCGGCTGGTGGAAATCGTTCACGGAGATCGGGCCTAAGCCATGAACTTTCGTCGCGGTCAGCCCCGGGAAGAGCCGGAAATCAACCTGATCCCCATGATCGACGTACTTTTGGTGATCATTATTTTCCTCATGCTCACTACTACCTACGCCAAGTTCTCCGGTCTGGAAATCAATCTGCCCACGGCGGACAGCACCCAGTCTCCGGACCAGCCCAATGAGGTCAATGTGGCCATTACGGCGGCGGGGCAGGTGCTGGTGAATAAGGAACCCCTGGCCAACAGCGAAGTGGCCGGGATTGCGGAAGCCCTGCATCGGGCGGCGGGAACCCAGAAAGATCCCCTTATCGTCATCGATGCGGACGCCAAAACCACCCACCAGAGCGTGGTGGATGTGATGCAGGCGGCCCAGACGGCGGGTTATCCCCATATCTCCTTTGCTACCCAGACCCCTTCCGGCGGTCAGGGCGGCGCCCAGTAACTCCGCCTTTTCCCCATGCCCCCTTCGCCCTCGGTGCGGCGTCTGCTTCGCATCTGGTTCCCCGGCCGGCTTATGCCGCGCCGGGAAGCCCCTCTCCCTCCCTTTTCCCGCTTCCTTGACGGCCTTACCGGCCTGGCCCTGTTGCCCGTCTCCTGGGTCTTTACCTTGCTAGTGCAAAGCCGGCGTCTGGCCTATCGCTGGGGCTGGCTCCGCACCGAGCGTCTGCCCGTGCCCGTGGTGGTGGTGGGCAATCTGACCGTGGGGGGCGCGGGTAAAACCCCCCTGGTGGCCCGTCTGGCCCAGGATCTGGCCGCCGCCGGGCGCCATCCGGCCATTGTCAGCCGGGGCTACGGGGCGGAAGTGCTGCGGCCCCAGGCCGTTTCTCCCGAGGCCACGGCGGATGTGGTGGGGGATGAACCCCTGCTCCTGGCCCGGCGCACCGGTGTGCCCGTGTGGGTGGGTCGGGACCGGGTGGCCACGGGCCGGGCCTTGCTGGCCGCCCATCCGGAGGTGGATGTGCTGCTCTGCGACGACGGCCTGCAACACTACCGGCTGGCCCGGGATGTGGAAATTGTGGTCTTCGACGCCCGGGGGGCGGGTAATGGTCGCCTGCTGCCCGCCGGTCCCCTGCGGGAACCCCTGTCCCGCCTGGCCCGGGCCCACGCCCTGGTTTATAACGAATTACCCGATTCCCTGGCCTTGCGCAGTACCAGCCATTTGCCTGCCTTCCAGATGAGTCTGGAGGCGGGGGAATTCCTTGCCCTGGCCGAACCGGAGCGCCGATGCCGGGCAGAAGACCTGGCGGGTAAGGTGCTCCACGGGGTGGCTGGCATTGGCGACCCGGGGCGCTTTTTCCGCACCCTGGGGGACCTGGGTCTGGAGGTGGTGCCCCATCCCTTTCCGGACCACCACGCCTACCGGGTGGAGGATTTTTCCTTCCTGCACCCCGGGGAGGTGGCCCTGCTCACGGAAAAGGATGGGGTAAAATGCGCCCGGCTCCA
This sequence is a window from Azospira inquinata. Protein-coding genes within it:
- a CDS encoding MotA/TolQ/ExbB proton channel family protein, with product MFSIIQAAGWPIWPLLLASIIAVALIIERLVALRRTRVVPDGLLARVVGELRQGTLTDQSIAALEQNSPLGRVFAAGLRNARSSREVMKEAIEESGRGVTHDLERYLTTLGTIASISPLMGLFGTVVGMIELFGAQSPSGANPMQLAHGISIALYNTGFGLVVAIPSMIFWRHFRALVDGFVIDMEQQAVRLVEIVHGDRA
- a CDS encoding ExbD/TolR family protein; amino-acid sequence: MNFRRGQPREEPEINLIPMIDVLLVIIIFLMLTTTYAKFSGLEINLPTADSTQSPDQPNEVNVAITAAGQVLVNKEPLANSEVAGIAEALHRAAGTQKDPLIVIDADAKTTHQSVVDVMQAAQTAGYPHISFATQTPSGGQGGAQ
- the lpxK gene encoding tetraacyldisaccharide 4'-kinase → MPRREAPLPPFSRFLDGLTGLALLPVSWVFTLLVQSRRLAYRWGWLRTERLPVPVVVVGNLTVGGAGKTPLVARLAQDLAAAGRHPAIVSRGYGAEVLRPQAVSPEATADVVGDEPLLLARRTGVPVWVGRDRVATGRALLAAHPEVDVLLCDDGLQHYRLARDVEIVVFDARGAGNGRLLPAGPLREPLSRLARAHALVYNELPDSLALRSTSHLPAFQMSLEAGEFLALAEPERRCRAEDLAGKVLHGVAGIGDPGRFFRTLGDLGLEVVPHPFPDHHAYRVEDFSFLHPGEVALLTEKDGVKCARLHLGEAWVLPVDARVTPDISAFILESLHGRETAGHPGVPPLQG